A genomic window from Pseudomonas alcaligenes includes:
- a CDS encoding zinc-dependent peptidase: MWSFRAWRRRRILSRSPYTTQHWQAVRARLPILDGLAEAEEQRLFQRAVLFLHCKRLTSLPGIELDEIDRLTLAAQAELPLLHLADLDWYQGFHEIVLYPDDFVSPQRHRDAAGVEHEWDDERSGEAWQQGPVILAWPGVQSSGGWDAYNLVIHELAHKLDMLNGDANGLPPLHRDMRIQDWATAMQAAYDGLNAILDADPEAETAIDPYAAENPAEFFAVTSEYFFTAPDLLAAAFPAVYQQLQVFYRQDPLARLRALQQNHPDYRDTTNG; the protein is encoded by the coding sequence ATGTGGTCGTTCCGCGCCTGGCGCCGCCGGCGCATCCTCTCCCGTTCGCCCTACACCACCCAGCACTGGCAGGCGGTGCGCGCCCGTCTGCCGATCCTCGACGGCCTCGCCGAGGCCGAGGAGCAGCGCCTGTTCCAGCGCGCCGTGCTGTTCCTGCACTGCAAGCGCCTGACCAGCCTGCCCGGCATCGAGCTGGATGAAATTGATCGCCTGACTCTGGCCGCCCAGGCCGAGCTGCCGCTGCTGCACCTGGCCGATCTGGACTGGTACCAGGGCTTCCACGAGATCGTCCTGTACCCGGACGACTTCGTCAGCCCGCAGCGCCATCGCGATGCCGCCGGCGTCGAGCACGAGTGGGACGACGAGCGCAGCGGCGAGGCCTGGCAGCAGGGCCCGGTGATCCTCGCCTGGCCCGGCGTGCAGAGCAGTGGCGGCTGGGATGCCTACAACCTGGTGATCCACGAGCTGGCGCACAAGCTGGACATGCTCAATGGCGACGCCAACGGCCTGCCGCCGCTGCACCGCGACATGCGCATCCAGGACTGGGCCACCGCCATGCAGGCGGCCTACGATGGCCTCAACGCCATCCTCGACGCCGACCCCGAGGCCGAGACCGCCATCGACCCCTATGCCGCCGAGAACCCGGCGGAATTCTTCGCCGTCACCAGCGAATACTTCTTCACCGCCCCGGACCTGCTGGCCGCAGCCTTCCCGGCCGTCTATCAGCAGCTGCAGGTCTTCTACCGCCAGGACCCGCTGGCACGCCTGCGGGCCCTGCAGCAAAACCACCCTGATTACCGCGACACGACCAACGGATAA
- a CDS encoding adenylosuccinate synthase — protein sequence MGKNVVVLGTQWGDEGKGKIVDLLTEQAAAVVRYQGGHNAGHTLVIDGEKTVLHLIPSGILREGVRCLIGNGVVVAPDALMREITKLEEKGVPVRERLRISPSCPLILSYHVALDQAREKARGDAKIGTTGRGIGPAYEDKVARRGLRIGDLFHRERFASKLGELLDYHNFVLVNYYKEPAIDFQATLDECMAYAEQLRPMMTDVTAELHELRRADKDIMFEGAQGSLLDIDHGTYPYVTSSNTTAGGTATGSGFGPLYLDYILGITKAYTTRVGSGPFPTELFDETGAFLAKRGHEFGSTTGRARRCGWFDAVILRRAIEINSISGLCLTKLDVLDGLDTIRICTGYKDAAGKLLVDAPTDADSYIGLQPVYEEMPGWSESTLGAKTLEELPANARAYIKRVEELVAAPIDIISTGPDRNETIVLRHPFA from the coding sequence ATGGGTAAGAATGTCGTGGTCCTGGGCACCCAGTGGGGTGATGAGGGCAAGGGCAAGATCGTCGACCTGCTGACCGAGCAGGCCGCCGCGGTAGTGCGCTATCAGGGCGGCCACAACGCCGGCCATACCCTGGTCATCGACGGCGAGAAGACCGTGCTGCACCTGATCCCGTCCGGCATCCTGCGCGAAGGCGTGCGCTGCCTGATCGGCAACGGTGTGGTGGTCGCCCCCGACGCCCTGATGCGCGAGATCACCAAGCTGGAAGAGAAGGGCGTGCCGGTGCGCGAGCGCCTGCGCATCAGCCCGTCCTGCCCGCTGATCCTGTCCTACCACGTGGCCCTCGACCAGGCCCGCGAGAAGGCCCGTGGCGACGCCAAGATCGGCACCACCGGTCGCGGCATCGGCCCGGCCTACGAAGACAAGGTGGCCCGTCGCGGCCTGCGCATCGGCGACCTGTTCCATCGCGAGCGCTTCGCTTCCAAGCTGGGCGAGCTGCTGGACTACCACAACTTCGTGCTGGTCAATTACTACAAGGAGCCGGCCATCGACTTCCAGGCCACCCTGGACGAGTGCATGGCCTACGCCGAGCAGCTGCGCCCGATGATGACCGACGTCACCGCCGAGCTGCACGAGCTGCGGCGCGCCGACAAGGACATCATGTTCGAGGGCGCCCAGGGCTCGCTGCTGGACATCGACCACGGCACCTACCCCTACGTCACCAGCTCCAACACCACCGCCGGCGGTACCGCCACCGGTTCCGGTTTCGGCCCGCTGTACCTGGACTACATCCTCGGCATCACCAAGGCCTACACCACCCGCGTCGGCTCCGGCCCGTTCCCCACCGAGCTGTTCGACGAGACCGGCGCCTTCCTGGCCAAGCGCGGCCACGAGTTCGGCTCCACTACCGGTCGCGCCCGTCGCTGCGGCTGGTTTGACGCCGTGATCCTGCGCCGCGCCATCGAGATCAACAGCATCTCCGGCCTGTGCCTGACCAAGCTGGACGTACTCGACGGCCTGGATACCATCCGCATCTGCACCGGCTACAAGGACGCCGCCGGCAAGCTGCTGGTCGACGCGCCGACCGACGCCGACAGCTACATCGGCCTGCAGCCGGTGTACGAGGAAATGCCTGGCTGGAGCGAGTCGACCCTGGGCGCCAAGACCCTGGAAGAGCTGCCGGCCAACGCCCGCGCCTACATCAAGCGCGTGGAGGAGCTGGTCGCTGCGCCGATCGACATCATCTCCACCGGCCCGGACCGCAACGAGACCATCGTCCTGCGCCATCCGTTCGCCTGA
- a CDS encoding N-acetyltransferase produces MRIVQATLEHLDLLTPLFIKYREFYGQLPFPDSSRKFLETRIKRKESVIYLALADDEDKLLGYCQLFPSYSSLSLKRVWILNDIYVAEDARRMLVADRLLQTAKQMAKETNAVRLRVATSVDNVVAQKTYESIGFREDEKFKNYTLELGD; encoded by the coding sequence ATGCGCATTGTCCAAGCCACCCTGGAGCACCTGGACCTGCTGACCCCGCTGTTCATCAAGTACCGCGAATTCTATGGCCAGCTGCCCTTCCCGGACTCGTCGCGCAAGTTCCTCGAGACCCGCATCAAGCGCAAGGAATCGGTGATCTACCTGGCCCTGGCGGACGACGAGGACAAGCTGCTCGGCTACTGCCAGCTGTTCCCCAGCTACTCCTCGCTGTCGCTCAAGCGCGTATGGATTCTCAACGACATCTATGTGGCCGAGGACGCCCGGCGCATGCTGGTCGCCGACCGCCTGCTGCAGACCGCCAAGCAGATGGCCAAGGAAACCAACGCCGTGCGCCTACGCGTGGCTACCAGCGTGGACAACGTGGTGGCGCAGAAGACCTACGAGTCCATCGGCTTCCGCGAAGACGAGAAATTCAAGAACTACACTCTGGAACTGGGCGACTGA
- a CDS encoding ATP phosphoribosyltransferase regulatory subunit, protein MATVDRWLLPDGIEEVLPPEAALIEAARRQVLDLFQRWGYEFVVTPHIEYLESLLTGAGQDLDLRTFKVTDPLSGRQMGFRADITPQVARMDAHTLRREGPSRLCYAGSVLHAKPRALATSRSPIQLGAELYGDASPASDVEVISLMLDTLALARVPDVHMDLGHVGIYRGLARAAGLSGETEQQLFDALQRKAVDEVDALTESLQPHLASMLRALVELCGGREVLDLAQAALVEAPVEVHAALDQLVAIADQLELRYPELPLYFDLGELRGYHYHTGVVFAAFVPGVGQSIAQGGRYDDVGGNFGRARPATGFSTDLKTLVTLGDMQVEAPAAGVWAPDHHDLYLWQAVQRLRGEGVRVVQALPGQDVSAAGEAGCDRQLQLRDGRWQVAPLAS, encoded by the coding sequence ATGGCAACGGTAGACCGCTGGCTCCTGCCAGATGGCATCGAAGAAGTACTGCCGCCGGAAGCGGCACTGATCGAGGCGGCACGCCGCCAGGTGCTGGATCTGTTCCAGCGTTGGGGCTACGAGTTCGTCGTCACCCCGCACATCGAATATCTCGAGTCCCTGCTCACCGGTGCCGGCCAGGACTTGGACCTGCGCACCTTCAAGGTGACCGACCCGCTGTCCGGCCGGCAAATGGGCTTCCGCGCCGACATCACCCCGCAGGTGGCACGGATGGATGCCCACACCCTGCGTCGTGAGGGCCCCAGCCGCCTGTGCTATGCCGGCAGCGTGCTGCACGCCAAGCCGCGCGCCCTGGCCACCTCGCGCAGCCCGATCCAGCTGGGCGCCGAGCTGTACGGCGACGCCAGCCCGGCCAGCGACGTGGAAGTCATCAGCCTGATGCTCGATACCCTGGCCCTGGCCCGCGTGCCGGACGTGCACATGGACCTCGGCCATGTCGGCATCTATCGCGGCCTGGCCCGTGCCGCTGGCCTGTCCGGGGAGACCGAGCAGCAGCTGTTCGACGCCCTGCAGCGCAAGGCGGTGGATGAGGTCGATGCCCTCACCGAGTCCCTGCAACCGCACCTAGCCAGCATGCTGCGCGCCCTGGTCGAGCTGTGCGGCGGCCGCGAGGTGCTGGACCTGGCCCAGGCGGCCCTGGTCGAGGCGCCGGTCGAAGTACATGCCGCGCTGGATCAGCTGGTGGCTATCGCTGACCAGCTGGAGCTGCGCTATCCCGAGCTGCCGCTGTACTTCGACCTCGGCGAGCTGCGCGGCTATCACTATCACACCGGTGTGGTGTTCGCCGCCTTCGTGCCGGGCGTCGGCCAGTCCATCGCCCAGGGCGGCCGCTACGACGACGTCGGCGGCAATTTCGGCCGGGCGCGTCCGGCCACCGGTTTTTCCACCGACCTGAAGACCCTGGTCACCCTCGGTGACATGCAGGTCGAGGCGCCGGCCGCCGGTGTGTGGGCGCCGGATCACCACGACCTGTACCTGTGGCAGGCCGTACAGCGCCTGCGTGGTGAAGGGGTGCGCGTAGTCCAGGCCCTGCCCGGACAGGATGTGAGCGCGGCGGGCGAGGCGGGCTGCGACCGCCAGCTGCAGCTGCGCGACGGACGTTGGCAAGTGGCGCCGCTGGCGTCCTGA
- the ppa gene encoding inorganic diphosphatase, producing MSYSKVPAGKDVPNDIYVAIEIPANHAPIKYEIDHDTDCLFVDRFMATPMFYPANYGFIPHTLADDGDPLDVLVVTPYPVAPGSVIRCRPVGVLNMSDEAGGDAKLVAVPHDKLSVLYKDVQEYTDLPALLLEQIKHFFENYKDLEKGKWVKVEGWAGADAARQMILKAVAAYQK from the coding sequence ATGAGCTACAGCAAAGTTCCGGCCGGCAAAGACGTGCCGAACGACATCTACGTCGCCATCGAGATTCCGGCCAACCACGCGCCGATCAAGTACGAAATCGATCACGACACCGACTGCCTATTCGTCGATCGCTTCATGGCCACCCCGATGTTCTACCCGGCCAACTACGGCTTCATCCCGCACACCCTGGCCGACGACGGCGACCCCCTCGACGTGCTGGTCGTGACCCCCTACCCGGTCGCCCCGGGTTCGGTCATCCGCTGCCGCCCGGTCGGCGTGCTGAACATGAGCGACGAAGCCGGCGGCGACGCCAAGCTGGTCGCCGTGCCGCACGACAAGCTGAGCGTGCTGTACAAGGACGTGCAGGAATACACCGACCTGCCGGCCCTGCTGCTGGAGCAGATCAAGCACTTCTTCGAGAACTACAAGGATCTGGAGAAGGGCAAGTGGGTCAAGGTCGAAGGCTGGGCAGGCGCCGACGCCGCTCGCCAAATGATTCTGAAGGCGGTAGCGGCATACCAGAAGTAA